The stretch of DNA CGCCCGTGCCCCGTCGATCCGGGTCATCGAGATGGGTCCGTCCACCAGCTTGACCTCGGCGATGTCGCCGAGCTTGGCCCGGCCGAGCCGCAGGTCACGCAGTTGGGCCAGGGTCTTCGCGGGCTTGGCCGACTTGACCACGACATCGCGTTCCGTGTCGTCGAGGATGGCCTTGCTGCCGCTGCTCGTGCCGTGCACGGCCTGGGCGACGGCCGCGCCGAGCGTGGTGTCGTCGAAGCCCGCGGCCGCCGCCTTGGCGTTGGCCTTGACCGAGATCCTCGGCACCGACTGCGAGAGGTCGCTCTGTACGTCCTTGACGTCGTCCAGCTTGGCCACGGCGCCCCGCACCTGGTCGGCCGCGGTCCTCAGGGTGGTGGAGTCCGCGGACTTCACGACGACGCTGAGGTCCTGGCTGCCGAAGCCGCCGCCGTCGGCCACGGTGGCGTCACCGATGCCGTCGAGCTTGGCGAGCCCCGCGTCGATACGGTCGCCCGTCCTCTCGTAGGCGTCCGCGCTCTTCAGGGTGACCTGGTAGGTCGCGTGGTTGGTGTCGGTGCTGCCGCCGAAGGCCGCCATGAAGCCGGAGGAGCCGATGGTGACCTGGTAGTCCTCGACCTCGTCGATCGAGTCGAGGAGCTTCTCCACCTTCTTCGCCGCCGCGTCCGTCGAACCGAGGCTGGTACCGGGGGGCAGTTCCTGGTTGATGCTCAGGGTGTCCTGGTCGCCCTGGTCGAAGAAGTTGGTCTTGAGCAGCGGTGCCATGCCGAAGGTGGCGATCAGGACGACGACCGCGATGGCGAGGCTGGTGAGCCGGCGGCGGGTCGCGAAGCGCAGGACCGGCACGTAGAACCGCTGGAGCCTGCTGCGCTGCTCCTTCTCCTCCGCCTCTCGGCGGGCCTTCTCCGCGTCCTCGCGCGCTCCCTTGGGGGCGCGCAGGAACCAGTAGGAAAGGACGGGTACGACGGTGAGCGCGACCAGCAGCGAGGCGAGCAGGGCCGCGGTGACGGTCAGCGAGAACGAGCCGAACAGCTCGCCAACCATGCCGCCGACCAGGCCGATCGGCAGGAACACCGCGACGGTCGTCAGGGTCGACGAGGTGACGGCGCCCGCCACCTCGCGCACGGCGGTGAGGATCGCCTCCTTGCGCTCCTCGCCGTATCCGAGGTGCCGTTTGATGTTCTCCAGAACGACGATCGAGTCGTCCACCACCCGGCCGATGGCGATGGTGAGGGCGCCGAGCGTCAGCATGTTGAGCGAGAGGTCCCTGGTCCACAGGACGATCAGCGCGAGGAGGACGGAGAGCGGGATGGAGACCGCGGTCACCAGCGTCGAACGGATCGAGGCCAGGAAGACAAGGATCACCAGAACGGCGAAGACCAGGCCGAGGAGGCCCTCGGTGGTGAGGCCGCTGATGGACTTGGAGACGGCGGGGCCCTGGTCGCTGACGACCGTCAGGTGGGATCCGGCGCCGAGGTCCCCCCGCAGGTCGGGGAGTTTGTCCTGGACCGCGTCCGAGATGCCGACGGCACTGCCGTCCTGATCCATGGTCACCGCGACGGCGAGACTCGGCCTGCCGTCGGTACGGGTGATCGATGTGGTGGCCGCCTCCTGCTGCTCGACGGTGGCGACATCGCCGAGACGGACGGGGTCCGCCGGTGCGCCGCCGGACCCGGCACCCGCGTCGGCACCCGCCGCCGACGGAGAGATCCGGAGGTCCTGGATCTGCTTGAGGGAGGTGAAGCCCCCGCCGACCTGGACCGTGCGGTTCTTGCCGTTCTCGTCGAAGGAACCGGCGGGGACGGTCGCGCCGCCCGCCTGGAGCGCCTTGCCGAGGGCCATGGCGTTCAGCCCGGCCTTGGCGAGCTTCTTGTCGTCGGGGGTGACCGCCACTTCGAGGTCACGCACACCGTCGACACTGACCTGGCTGACACCGTCGATGTCCTCAAGGGCGGGGACGACGGTCTTGTCGAGCCGGTCGGCGAGCGCCTGCTGGTCGCGGGGCGAGGTGGCCGCGAGGGTGACGGTCGGGATGTCGTCGGTGGAACCGGCCACGACCTGCGGGTCGACGTCGTCGGGGAGCTGCGCCCTCGCCCGGTTCACGGCCTGCTGGATGTCGGCGACGAGCTGCTTGGAGTCACCGCCGCCGAAGTCGAACTGGGCCATGACCAGGGCATTGCCCTCGCTCGCCGTGGAGGTCATGCCGGTGATGCCGTCCACCGCGTCGATGGACTGTTCGAGGGGCTCGACGACCTGCTTCTCCACCACATCCGGCGAGGCCCCCTGGTACGGGGCGAGCACGGACACCATGGGCAGTTCGATGGAAGGGAGCAGCTGCTGCTTGAGCTGCGGTATCGCTATGGCGCCGAAGACGATCGCGACGATCGACATCAGGCCTATGAGGGCCCGTTGGGCGAGGCTGAATCTCGACAGCCAGGACATGGTGGTCTCTCTCTGTGGCGTGTGGCCGGCGCCGTACGTCATGGAGGCGACGGGGGCAGACAGGCCGGAGACCACCTGGGAGGAGGCGGGCACCGGCTCGGCGTCAGAATGTGCTCGCTCTACACGATCGGCCATGCGGGAGGCCGGATTACGCGCTTCCAGGACCATTTCTCGCCCGGTGCGTACTGCGCCCGCAGTACGCGGGCGTCGAGACTCACTCAACCCTGGGACGTACCAGGCCCGATTCGTAGGCAATAACGACGAGTTGCGCCCTGTCCCTGGCGCCGAGTTTGGCCATCGCGCGGTTCACATGCGTCTTCACCGTGAGAGGAGATACAGCCAACCGGTCGGCGATCTCGTCGTTGGAGTGGCCGCCCGCGACCTGGACGAGCACCTCGCGTTCGCGGACCGTCAGCGCCTCAAGGCGTTCACCGCTCGCACCCGGCAGCCGGTTGCCATCCGAACTCCCGCCCTGGGCGAGGAACTTGGCGATCAGCCCTTTGGTCGCGGCCGGGGAGAGCAGCGCCTCACCGGCCGCGGCGACCCGTATCGCGCTGAGCAGTTCGTCCGGTTCCGACCCTTTGCCGAGGAAACCGGAGGCTCCGGCCCGCAGGGACTCCACCACGTACTCGTCCACCTCGAAGGTGGTCAGCATCACCACGCGCACCGCGTCGAGTGCGGGGTTCTCCCCGATCATCCGGGTGGCGGCGAGGCCGTCGGTGCCCGGCATGCGGATGTCCATCAGTACGACGTCGGGATGCCGTTCCCCCGCGAGACGCACCGCCGCCGCGCCGTCCGAGGCCTCACCGACCACCACCATGTCCGGCTCGGAGTCGACCAGCACCTTGAACGCGCTGCGCAGCAGGGCCTGGTCGTCGGCGAGCAGCACCCTGATCGTCATGTTTCGTCCCCTGCCGTTCGGTGCTCGGGTCTTGTCGTTGGTCGCGCCGGGCTGTTCGTTGGTCGCGCGGCGGCGTCGTGCGGTGCGCCGGTCCGGTCGTTGGTCGCGCGGCGTCGTCGTGCGGTGCGCCGGTCCGGTCGTTGTCGCGCGGCGGCTGCGTTCGGTGCGCGGGTGTCGTTCAGTGTGCGGCGCGGTCGGCCTCCGGGTGCGGGGCGGCGGGACCCGGCCGCGCGGGCGCCGTGTCCGGCTCCGTACGCGCCGCCGTGTCCGCCGCCGCGGGGTCCAGCGGCAGTATCGCGTGGACACGGAAGCCCCCGCCGTACCGGGGGGCGGCGGCGCACCTCCCGCCGAGCGCGGCGACACGCTCGCGCATACCGAGGAGGCCGTGACCGCCGTCCTCCTCCGGGCCCGCCGCGTCGGTGCCCCGGCCGTCGTCGAGGACGGTGACCTCCAGCCGCCGCCCCACCTGGACGACGCTCACCTCGGCCTTCACACCCGGGCCCGCGTGCTTCTGCACATTGGTCAGCGCTTCCTGGATCACCCGGTAGGCGGCCAGGCCTACGGCGGCGGGCAGCCGGGGGTCGTCCCCCTCCCGCAGCCCCGGTCTCGCCACCTCGACGGGCAGCCCCGCACTGCGGAAGGTGCCGACGAGTTCATCGAGGCGGTCGAGTCCTGGCGCCGGTTCCGTCGGTGCGGCGGGGTCGCCGGACTGGCGCAGCAGCCCGACCGTGGCGCGCAGTTCGTTCAGCGCGGAGCGGCTGGCCTCGCGGACATGGGCCAGCGCCTCTTTGGCCTGGTCGGGGCGGCGGTCCATCACATGGGCGGCGACACCCGCCTGCACGTTGACCAGGGCGATGTGGTGGGCCACGACATCGTGCAGGTCGCGGGCGATCCGCAGGCGTTCCTCGGCGACCCGGCGCCCGGCCTCCTCCTCCCTGGTGCGTTCCGCCCGCTCGGCCCGCTCCCTTATGGCGGAGATGAAGGCGCGACGGCTGCGTACCGCGTCACCGGCCGCCGCGGCCATTCCGGTCCACGCGAAGATGCCCAGGTTCTCCTGCGCGTACCAGGGCATGGGGCCGAGCAGCATGGCCACGGCCGCCAGGCCGACGGCGGTGGCGGCCCCGACGCGCCAGGTGGTGGGCCTGTCGGTGTGGGCGGCGACGGTGTAGAGCGCGATGACGGCGCTCATCACGACGGGGGTGTGCGGGTCCCCCGTGCTCAGTTCGCACGCGGAGAGCGCGACGGTGGCACAGAGCACGGGGATCGGGGCGCGACGGCGCAGTACGAGTACCAGGGCCCCGAGCGCCATCAGCATCAGGCTGAGCGTGCCCGGCGGACGCGCCCCCCAGTCGGGCCCCTCAGGACCGTGCGACGCGAAAGATCCCAGCACCATGCCGGCCAGCACGGTCGCGGCGAGGATGCTGTCGGGACCGAGGGGGTGGGCGCGGGCCCAGCACAGGACCTGTTTCGCGGGGCCTACGGCACGGGCCGGCACTGCCCGGGAGACGGGGCCGGTTCTGGCCGGAGCTGGAGGGGTCACATTGAGCAACGGTAAGCGGTCGGGGCGCCACATCGGCCGAGACCGTCAGCCGTCGAATCCGTCGGCCGACCCGCGCGGCGCCCCGTCCCCGGCCGACTCAGCCGGGGATGAGCCCGTCGTCGCTGAGCATGTCCCTGACCTCGTCGAGACTCGCGTCCGGTGACGGCAGGATCAGCTCAGAAGGTTCGAGCGCGTCGTCGGGCAGTGCGGTGCCGAGTTCGCGGACCTTGTCGAGGAGTGCGGTGAGCGTCACCCGGAAGCCGGGCCCGTCGCCGTTCTCCATCTCGGCCAGCAACTCGTCGTCCAGCTTGTTCAGCTCGCCGAAATGGCTGTCGTCGAGCTGAACCTGGCCCTCCCCCATGATCCGTACGATCATGACGCCCTCCTAGGCGGGATGGTCACTGCTGTAGCCGCCGCGGCCGCCTCGGCGGCCCTGGCCGCCTGGGTCGCCGTCACGGCTTGTCGAAACGTGGGGTGTCCGTGGGCTGCGCGGAGGGCTGCTCACTCTCGCCCTTGCCGCCCGGCTCGATGGCCTGCTGCGAGCCTGCGCTGCCGCCGGACAGCTCGGCCTTCATGCGCTGGAGCTCCAGCTCCACGTCGGAGCCGCCCGACAGGGCGTCCAGCTCGGCCTGGATGTCGTCCTTGGCCATGCCGGAAGGGTCGTCGAGGGCGCCGGACGCCATCAGCTCGTCGATCGCGCCGGCCCGCGCCTGGAGCTGCGCGGTCTTGTCCTCGGCCCGCTGGATCGCGAGGCCGACGTCGCCCATCTCCTCGGAGATGCCGGAGAAGGCCTCACCGATGCGGGTCTGGGCCTGGGCCGCTGTGTAGGTGGCCTTGATGGTCTCCTTCTTGGTGCGGAAGGCGTCCACCTTGGCCTGGAGGCGCTGGGCCGCGAGGGTCAGCTTCTCCTCCTCGCCCTGGAGGGTCTGGTGCTGGGTCTCCAGGTCGGTGACCTGCTGTTGCAGGGCGGCCCTGCGCGAGAGCGCCTCACGGGCCAGGTCCTCACGGCCCAGCGCGAGCGCCTTGCGGCCCTGGTCCTCCAGCTTGGAGGAGTTGTTCTGGAGCTGGTTGAGCTGAAGCTCCAGACGCTTGCGTGAGGTGGCCACGTCGGCGACGCCGCGACGCACCTTCTGAAGCAGTTCGAGCTGCTTCTGATACGAGTAGTCGAGGGTTTCGCGCGGGTCCTCGGCCCGGTCAAGGGCCTTGTTCGCCTTCGCGCGGAAGACCATTCCCATACGCTTCATTACACCGCTCATGGGCTTCGCGCGCCCCCTTCTGACGGACTCCGGCTCCAGCTCTCCAACAGAACCCACAGTACGGGCCCCACATCCATTACCGCACTGTTCGAGCGTCGATGCGCTCATCCCCAAGGACGACTGACGGCTTCGGTGATCCGGCGCAAGGACTAGGTGGGCCCCGGGGGAACAGTCGACAACGTCCACTTACGCCCCTAATTCAAGACGCGTGGCGTTGCCGGATCGTTCCCCACTTGGCTGCGGTCCATGCGCCCGTACCCCTTACCCTTGGGTTTTGTGTTCCGTAGCCGTGCCAAGGAAGAGAAGGCCCCCGCCGACAAGGCGCCGATGGGCCCCACCAAGCAGCCCCGTGACCCGCAGGCTCCCAAGGGTCGCCCCACCCCCAAGCGCAACGCGTCCCAGACGCAGCGCCGCAGCGTGACCAACACGCAGATGACGCGCAAGGAGGCGGGGAAGCGGCAGCGCGACGCCCGCCGCGCGGACATGGCCAAGCAGCGTGAAGCGTTGGCCAACGGTGATGAGCGCTACCTGCCGGTCCGCGACAAGGGGCCGGTCCGCAAGTTCGCCCGCAACTTCGTGGACTCGCGGTTCTGCGTCGCCCAGTGGTTCCTGCCCATGGCAGTGATCATCCTGGTGGCGAGCATGATGCGGGTGGCGTCGCTCCAGAACTTCGCGCTGCTCGCCTGGCTCGTGGTGATCCTGCTGATCGTCATCGACTCGATCCTCATCGCCGTACGTCTGAAGAGGCAGCTCGTCGAGCGCTACCCGAACGAGCCTCGGCGCGGCGCGGTCATGTACGCCCTCATGCGCACCCTCCAGATGCCCCGGCTCCGGCTGCCGAAGCCGCAGGTCAAGCGTGGAGAGCGAATCTGAGCACCGCGCCCTCCGATTTCAGCGGCGGCGCCGACACCTGGCTGCGGGGCCTGGGCGGAGTGCGCAACGCCGTCCGCCAGCATCTGGTCGCACGCCAGCTGGACGAGCAGTTGGCCGCCAGGTTCCCCACGGGGGTCAGGCTGCGCGTACTCGACGTGGGGACCGGCCAGGGCACCCAGGCGCTACGGCTGGCACGGGCGGGACACCAGGTCACGGGCCTGGAGGCCGATCCGCGGATGCTGGCCGCCGCACGGGCCGCCCTCGCCGAGGAGCCCGCCGGCGTCCGCGGGCGGGTACGGCTGGTCGAGGGGGACGGCAGGGACACCGGGGTCCACTTCCTGCCCGGCGGCTTCGACGTGGTGCTCTGCCACGGCGTACTGATGTACGTGGAGGAGCCCGACGCGCTGCTCGCGGGGGTGGCGAGGATGCTCGCCCCCGGCGGTCTGGTCTCGCTCCTCGTCAGGAACGCGGACGCGCTCGCGATGCGCCCGGGGCTGAGCGGCGACTGGGACACGGCTCTCGCCGCCTTCGACTCGACGGCGTACACCAACCGGCTGGGGATGGCCGTACGGGCCGACAGGCTGGCCGCCCTTGAGGCGAACCTCGCGGGACTCGGGGCGCCGCTCCAGACCTGGTACGGGGTACGGGTCTTCTCGGACCTGGCGCCCGACCGGGCGACGGTGACCCCGGACGAGCTGGAGAAGGTACTCCACGCCGAGGACCGGGCGGGCAGGACCGACCCCTACCGCGGGGTCGCCGCGCTGCTGCATCTGTGCGGAGTCCGCGGCGGACCGGCCTGATCCGATGGACCTCATACGCTCGCAGGAGTGAACATGCACGCGGTGACACAGGTGAACCGG from Streptomyces tsukubensis encodes:
- a CDS encoding PspA/IM30 family protein — translated: MSGVMKRMGMVFRAKANKALDRAEDPRETLDYSYQKQLELLQKVRRGVADVATSRKRLELQLNQLQNNSSKLEDQGRKALALGREDLAREALSRRAALQQQVTDLETQHQTLQGEEEKLTLAAQRLQAKVDAFRTKKETIKATYTAAQAQTRIGEAFSGISEEMGDVGLAIQRAEDKTAQLQARAGAIDELMASGALDDPSGMAKDDIQAELDALSGGSDVELELQRMKAELSGGSAGSQQAIEPGGKGESEQPSAQPTDTPRFDKP
- a CDS encoding efflux RND transporter permease subunit, translated to MSWLSRFSLAQRALIGLMSIVAIVFGAIAIPQLKQQLLPSIELPMVSVLAPYQGASPDVVEKQVVEPLEQSIDAVDGITGMTSTASEGNALVMAQFDFGGGDSKQLVADIQQAVNRARAQLPDDVDPQVVAGSTDDIPTVTLAATSPRDQQALADRLDKTVVPALEDIDGVSQVSVDGVRDLEVAVTPDDKKLAKAGLNAMALGKALQAGGATVPAGSFDENGKNRTVQVGGGFTSLKQIQDLRISPSAAGADAGAGSGGAPADPVRLGDVATVEQQEAATTSITRTDGRPSLAVAVTMDQDGSAVGISDAVQDKLPDLRGDLGAGSHLTVVSDQGPAVSKSISGLTTEGLLGLVFAVLVILVFLASIRSTLVTAVSIPLSVLLALIVLWTRDLSLNMLTLGALTIAIGRVVDDSIVVLENIKRHLGYGEERKEAILTAVREVAGAVTSSTLTTVAVFLPIGLVGGMVGELFGSFSLTVTAALLASLLVALTVVPVLSYWFLRAPKGAREDAEKARREAEEKEQRSRLQRFYVPVLRFATRRRLTSLAIAVVVLIATFGMAPLLKTNFFDQGDQDTLSINQELPPGTSLGSTDAAAKKVEKLLDSIDEVEDYQVTIGSSGFMAAFGGSTDTNHATYQVTLKSADAYERTGDRIDAGLAKLDGIGDATVADGGGFGSQDLSVVVKSADSTTLRTAADQVRGAVAKLDDVKDVQSDLSQSVPRISVKANAKAAAAGFDDTTLGAAVAQAVHGTSSGSKAILDDTERDVVVKSAKPAKTLAQLRDLRLGRAKLGDIAEVKLVDGPISMTRIDGARAATITAKPVGDNTGAVSTDLQKKIDALDLPEGATATIGGVTQDQGDAFTKLALAMLAAIAIVFMLLVATFRSLIQPLILLVSVPFAATGAIGLLIATGTPMGVPAMIGMLMLIGIVVTNAIVLIDLINQYRKRGLGVVEAVIEGGRHRLRPILMTALATIFALLPMALGITGEGGFIAQPLAVVVIGGLITSTLLTLLLVPTLYAMVELRKERRAKKKAEKRGAAAPDGTSAEPDREPANA
- a CDS encoding sensor histidine kinase is translated as MLNVTPPAPARTGPVSRAVPARAVGPAKQVLCWARAHPLGPDSILAATVLAGMVLGSFASHGPEGPDWGARPPGTLSLMLMALGALVLVLRRRAPIPVLCATVALSACELSTGDPHTPVVMSAVIALYTVAAHTDRPTTWRVGAATAVGLAAVAMLLGPMPWYAQENLGIFAWTGMAAAAGDAVRSRRAFISAIRERAERAERTREEEAGRRVAEERLRIARDLHDVVAHHIALVNVQAGVAAHVMDRRPDQAKEALAHVREASRSALNELRATVGLLRQSGDPAAPTEPAPGLDRLDELVGTFRSAGLPVEVARPGLREGDDPRLPAAVGLAAYRVIQEALTNVQKHAGPGVKAEVSVVQVGRRLEVTVLDDGRGTDAAGPEEDGGHGLLGMRERVAALGGRCAAAPRYGGGFRVHAILPLDPAAADTAARTEPDTAPARPGPAAPHPEADRAAH
- a CDS encoding class I SAM-dependent methyltransferase — encoded protein: MGGVRNAVRQHLVARQLDEQLAARFPTGVRLRVLDVGTGQGTQALRLARAGHQVTGLEADPRMLAAARAALAEEPAGVRGRVRLVEGDGRDTGVHFLPGGFDVVLCHGVLMYVEEPDALLAGVARMLAPGGLVSLLVRNADALAMRPGLSGDWDTALAAFDSTAYTNRLGMAVRADRLAALEANLAGLGAPLQTWYGVRVFSDLAPDRATVTPDELEKVLHAEDRAGRTDPYRGVAALLHLCGVRGGPA
- the pspAA gene encoding PspA-associated protein PspAA, which produces MIVRIMGEGQVQLDDSHFGELNKLDDELLAEMENGDGPGFRVTLTALLDKVRELGTALPDDALEPSELILPSPDASLDEVRDMLSDDGLIPG
- a CDS encoding response regulator, with product MTIRVLLADDQALLRSAFKVLVDSEPDMVVVGEASDGAAAVRLAGERHPDVVLMDIRMPGTDGLAATRMIGENPALDAVRVVMLTTFEVDEYVVESLRAGASGFLGKGSEPDELLSAIRVAAAGEALLSPAATKGLIAKFLAQGGSSDGNRLPGASGERLEALTVREREVLVQVAGGHSNDEIADRLAVSPLTVKTHVNRAMAKLGARDRAQLVVIAYESGLVRPRVE
- a CDS encoding DUF3043 domain-containing protein; its protein translation is MRPYPLPLGFVFRSRAKEEKAPADKAPMGPTKQPRDPQAPKGRPTPKRNASQTQRRSVTNTQMTRKEAGKRQRDARRADMAKQREALANGDERYLPVRDKGPVRKFARNFVDSRFCVAQWFLPMAVIILVASMMRVASLQNFALLAWLVVILLIVIDSILIAVRLKRQLVERYPNEPRRGAVMYALMRTLQMPRLRLPKPQVKRGERI